The following coding sequences lie in one Phragmites australis chromosome 8, lpPhrAust1.1, whole genome shotgun sequence genomic window:
- the LOC133926904 gene encoding diacylglycerol O-acyltransferase 1-2-like, with the protein MAPPPSMASSTPDRADAGEPASSLRLRRAPSADPDAGDTSGCWRDNGEQHPPPNPQQQHEMFCYRASAPAHRRVKESPLSSDAIFRQSHAGLLNLCIVVLIAVNSRLIIENLMKYGLLIRAGFWFSARSLGDWPHLMCCLTLPVFPLAALMAEKLIQRKLISERVVILLHIIITTSVIVYPVVVILMCHTAVLSGFVLMFLASIMWLKLVSYAHTNYDIRILLKSIQKGATPINTIDPENIKDPTFQSLVYFMLAPTLCYQSTYPRTTFIRKGWVIRQLVKCVVFTGLMGFIIEQYMNPIVKNSKHPLKGNFLNAIERVLKLSIPTLYVWLCMFYCFFHLWLNILAEVLCFGDREFYKDWWNAKTVEEYWRMWNMPVHKWIIRHIYFPCIRRGLSKGVAILISFLLSAVFHEICIAVPCHIFKFWAFIGIMSQIPLVFLTRYLQDKFKNLMVGNMIFWFFFSILGQPMCVLLYYHDVMNRQVQASR; encoded by the exons ATGGCCCCGCCCCCGTCCATGGCCTCCTCCACCCCCGATCGTGCCGACGCGGGCGAGCCGGCGTCCtcgctccgcctccgccgcgcacCCTCCGCCGACCCCGACGCCGGCGACACCTCCGGCTGCTGGAGGGATAACGGCGAGCAGCACCCGCCGCCGAatccgcagcagcagcacgagATGTTCTGCTATCGCGCGTCGGCGCCCGCCCACCGCCGCGTCAAGGAGAGCCCCCTCAGCTCCGACGCCATCTTCCGGCAG AGCCATGCAGGTCTTCTGAATCTATGTATTGTTGTGCTGATTGCAGTGAACAGCAGACTTATTATTGAGAATTTAATGAAG TATGGCCTACTAATAAGAGCTGGATTTTGGTTTAGTGCAAGATCTCTGGGAGATTGGCCCCATCTGATGTGCTG TCTCACTTTACCAGTTTTCCCACTTGCGGCACTCATGGCTGAGAAGTTGATTCAAAGAAAGCTCATTAGTGAACGT GTGGTTATTCTTCTCcatatcattattacaacatctgTCATTGTCTATCCGGTTGTTGTAATTCTTAT GTGTCACACAGCAGTATTATCTGGATTTGTGTTGATGTTTCTTGCAAGCATCATGTGGTTGAAGCTTGTCTCTTATGCTCATACAAATTATGATATACGGATATTGTTGAAAAGTATTCAAAAG GGTGCTACGCCTATCAATACTATTGATCCTGAGAACATTAAAGATCCAACCTTTCAAAGTCTAGTGTACTTCATGTTGGCCCCAACACTTTGTTACCAG TCAACTTATCCCCGAACTACATTTATTAGGAAGGGCTGGGTGATCCGACAACTTGTAAAGTGTGTGGTTTTTACAGGCTTGATGGGATTCATAATTGAGCAA TACATGAATCCAATTGTGAAGAATTCCAAGCATCCACTGAAAGGGAATTTCTTGAATGCTATAGAGAGAGTCTTGAAACTATCAATACCAACATTATACGTATGGCTTTGCATGTTCTATTgctttttccatttatg GTTGAACATTCTTGCAGAAGTCCTTTGTTTTGGTGATCGTGAATTCTATAAGGACTGGTGGAACGCCAAAACAGTTGAAGAG TACTGGAGAATGTGGAACATG CCTGTTCATAAGTGGATCATTCGACATATATATTTCCCATGCATAAGGCGTGGTTTGTCAAAG GGTGTAGCGATTCTAATCTCATTTCTGCTTTCAGCTGTATTTCATGAG ATATGTATTGCTGTGCCGTGCCACATTTTCAAGTTCTGGGCATTTATTGGGATCATGTCTCAG ATACCGCTGGTATTCTTGACGAGATATCTTCAAGATAAGTTCAAGAACCTAATG GTgggcaatatgatcttttggttcttcttcaGCATACTCGGGCAACCGATGTGTGTTCTTTTGTACTACCACGATGTCATGAACAGGCAAGTCCAGGCAAGTAGATAG